One region of Cottoperca gobio chromosome 19, fCotGob3.1, whole genome shotgun sequence genomic DNA includes:
- the LOC115024794 gene encoding bone morphogenetic protein 2 yields MTTGALRVWLVLALRLRCVTLLALPLDRGTAAGREDGLDTTNTASEELDAMLHLKDLPPSPAVVPHKKAPQFMLDLFNAVTVSDGSLKSQKEILEGNIVRSFEDKGHFGERFHFFNLSSVGREERMIKAEFRWFRKKQKFYLGKSYGPHFYKVDLYEVLDSRVKPWRGNLITSRLVPLYTQGWEVFNVTQTVSKWIRNSQENNGILVVTTLPSGNWMESVASSWKRNGELTDTNAYLVLFSDDGRTGASNQSYLGQASPAAAPELHDHRSRRRRASPGFLPHSRSQSCQRVPLFVDFEEIGWSGWIISPRGYNAYHCKGSCPFPLGGSLKATNHATVRSIMHALKLSSDEVEAPCCVPDRLQSISLLYFDDEQNVVLKQYDDMVALSCGCH; encoded by the exons ATGACAACAGGAGCTCTGCGCGTCTGGCTCGTCCTCGCTCTCCGGCTGAGATGCGTCACCCTGCTCGCCCTCCCGCTGGACAGAGGTACGGCAGCCGGGCGCGAGGACGGTTTGGACACTACGAACACGGCGAGCGAGGAGCTGGACGCGATGTTACATTTGAAGGATTTACCTCCAAGTCCAGCGGTGGTTCCTCACAAGAAGGCGCCTCAGTTTATGTTGGATCTTTTTAATGCCGTGACAGTGTCCGACGGGAGCCTGAAGAGCCAGAAGGAGATTCTGGAAGGAAACATAGTGCGGAGTTTCGAGGATAAAG GTCATTTTGGAGAGAGGTTCCACTTCTTCAACCTGTCGTCTGTAGGCAGAGAGGAGCGAATGATCAAAGCAGAGTTCCGTTGGttcagaaagaaacagaagttTTACCTCGGAAAGTCATATGGGCCTCATTTCTACAAG GTGGATCTGTATGAGGTGCTGGACAGCCGAGTGAAGCCATGGAGAGGAAACCTCATCACCTCCAGACTGGTGCCACTGTACACTCAGGGATGGGAAGTCTTCAATGTCACTCAAACA GTGTCAAAGTGGATCCGCAACAGTCAGGAGAATAACGGCATCCTTGTGGTGACGACGCTTCCTTCTGGAAACTGGATGGAGTCAGTGGCGTCCTCGTGGAAGCGGAATGGAGAGCTGACAGACACGAACGCCTACCTGGTCTTATTCTCAGACGACGGGAGGACAGGAGCATCAAACCAGTCGTACCTGG GACAAGCCTCGCCTGCAGCAGCACCTGAGCTCCACGACCACCGCAGCAGGAGACGGCGTGCATCTCCTGGCTTCCTGCCCCACAGCCGCTCACAGTCCTGCCAGCGGGTACCCCTCTTCGTCGACTTCGAGGAGATCGGCTGGTCCGGCTGGATCATCTCCCCCCGAGGATACAACGCCTACCACTGCAAAGGTTCCTGCCCGTTCCCCCTAGGGGGAAGCCTCAAAGCGACCAACCACGCCACGGTGCGCTCCATCATGCACGCGCTCAAGCTCTCGAGCGATGAGGTGGAAGCGCCCTGCTGCGTCCCCGACAGACTCCAGTCCATCAGTTTGTTATATTTTGACGATGAGCAGAACGTGGTTTTGAAGCAGTATGACGACATGGTGGCATTAAGCTGCGGCTGTCACTGA